The region GGTCGGTTGGGACATCGACCCACGGGGCGCCGCGCAGACGATGTCTGAAACGAAGTCTGGAATGAACAAGACAATTCCCGAACTCGCAATCCTGGGAGACAAGATCAACTTTCTTGGCGACAACTCGGCAGCCAGAGAAGCGAACATCAGTCATGCGTTCGGAATCGCGGGACCGAACACCAAGGTCTCAGGCCTGAGTGAAGATACGATCTTGGCCACATTGACCGCTGCCCAGAGCACAGGTGTACGACCGGATGTCTCGGCGCGATGGTTCAGTGCCTTCATCACGACACTTCGCACCGCTCCCGATCAGCCGAAGCGCGTCGCAGGCGCCCTGAAGGATCTGGGTTACACGCCGCAGGAGATGGCAGACGGAATTAAGAACGACGCAGATAAGACCCTGGATGACTTCTGGGCGCGCGTATCCAAGGCTGAAAATAAGACGTCGATTTTCACCCGGCTGTTTGGCTTGGAGTGGCAGGACGAGACCGCGCGGGTCGCCGAGGCGGGCCCCGAGTACCGAAAGCAACGCGATGCGCTGAAGGATCCCAAGAACTACGAAGGGTCTCTGTTCCGCGGCCTGGAAATCCAGCAAAGCACGGCGGACAACCACTTGCAGCGCTTCAAGGCCCAGGTCTCCGAGATTTCCGATCGCCTGACCCGGTGGATGCTGCCGGGGATCAACCAGGCGATCGACCAGACGCTCGACGGCGTCGACCGCGCCGACAAGGCGGCGGCCTCGGGCGGTACCGGCTGGCAGATGCTGGGGGCGGCCGCGCCCGGCCTGGAGCGCGACCTGGCGCGCGACCTGTTGCGCAAGAAGTCGGCCAGGGCCGACGGGGCACTGCTCGATCTGATGCGGCTGCAGGAGCGCCGCAACCAGGTGGGCGAGGAGAAGACGAAGGCCGAGACGGCCTTGCCGTCCGTCATCGGCAAGAGCGCCCGCAAAGGCGCGGAAGCACGGGTCCGAGACCTCGGGACCGAGATCGGGACCATCGACGGCGACATCGCCCAGGCGATCGCCAAGCTGCGGGAGGCCCGCGGCGAGGTCGAGCGCTTCCAGCGTGAGAATGCCGATGCCCTGTCGGGCAGCTTCGGCGCGGCCGGCGCGGAAAGCATGGACGGCTACGTCAAGGCGATCGAGGAGGGCGGCGCCCGCGCCGTCGCGGCTGCGCAACGGATCGTCGGGCAGCTCCGGTCAATCTTCGGCTTCACGGCCTCGCCCACGATCGCGCCGAACTTCGGGGGCGCGGCGCCGGCGGGCGGCGGCGGCGGAGAGAGCGGTGGCGGCATCGGCAAACAGACCAGCACCGGGGGCGGCAACGTCCAGGTGACCCAGCACATCCACGGCACCGATCCGGCGGCGACCGCTCGCCATGCCCAGCGCGAGCAGGCCCGGGCCGTGCGGACGGCGATGGCCGGCGCGCTGCACGATCTCGGGAGCTGGGCATGAGGGTGCTGGTGTCGATCGGCGGCGCGCGGCTGGAGCGGCTCGGCCTGAACCCGGGGCGGCTGTCGATGCGGGCGGAGGCCCGGGTGCCGGGCACCGCGACCTGGTACGCGACCGACTACCAGTTCACCGGGGTCGGCGATCAGACCGTGACCATCCAGGCCCGGACGCTGCCGCACTTCATGGGCGGCCTCGACGCGATCACGACCCTGCTCGGCCATCTGCGCGCCAACCGGCCGGTCAACTACATCCGCATGGGCCGCAACTTCGCGGCCTCGATCGGCGGCCTGGTCGGGTTGAAATCCCTGCAGATCGACGAGGAGCGCCTGCACCCGGCCGACGGCGTCGGCCGGATTGTCGATGTGCAGATCGAGCTGGTGCTGGTCTCGGACACCGGCGGGGCGTTCGGAGGCTTCCTGTGACCAGCTACACGGTTCCCGGCGTCGAGGAGCGGCTCGACCGGATCGCCCGCGCGATCTACGGCAGCGAGCGAGGCGGCACCGTCGAGGCCCTCCTGGAAGCCAATCCGGGTCTGGCGGCGCATGGGCCCTTCGTGCCCGGCGGGACCGTGATCGAGGTGCCGCCGGCGCCCGAGCCCGTCGTCGCGACCGTCGTCCGGCCGTGGGAGTGAGACCATGTTCCGGCGGCCGATCGTGCGCGTCTGGGGGCCTACGGGGCGGGACCTTGCCGGCATCTGGGGCCAGTCGCTGGTCTCGGTGAAGGTGACCGACAACCGGGGCTATGAGAGCGACACGGCCGAGATCGTGCTGCGCGCCGAGCCGC is a window of Prosthecodimorpha staleyi DNA encoding:
- a CDS encoding phage tail protein, yielding MRVLVSIGGARLERLGLNPGRLSMRAEARVPGTATWYATDYQFTGVGDQTVTIQARTLPHFMGGLDAITTLLGHLRANRPVNYIRMGRNFAASIGGLVGLKSLQIDEERLHPADGVGRIVDVQIELVLVSDTGGAFGGFL
- a CDS encoding tail protein X, which produces MTSYTVPGVEERLDRIARAIYGSERGGTVEALLEANPGLAAHGPFVPGGTVIEVPPAPEPVVATVVRPWE
- a CDS encoding phage tail tape measure protein, coding for YIAPVGAAYGGKRMLDQSIGFEKAFAEFRKASGITDAGELKDFESQMVRMAIKYGVPRNDVAGMFSEASKNGIANADLGQFVRIAIAQAVGWDIDPRGAAQTMSETKSGMNKTIPELAILGDKINFLGDNSAAREANISHAFGIAGPNTKVSGLSEDTILATLTAAQSTGVRPDVSARWFSAFITTLRTAPDQPKRVAGALKDLGYTPQEMADGIKNDADKTLDDFWARVSKAENKTSIFTRLFGLEWQDETARVAEAGPEYRKQRDALKDPKNYEGSLFRGLEIQQSTADNHLQRFKAQVSEISDRLTRWMLPGINQAIDQTLDGVDRADKAAASGGTGWQMLGAAAPGLERDLARDLLRKKSARADGALLDLMRLQERRNQVGEEKTKAETALPSVIGKSARKGAEARVRDLGTEIGTIDGDIAQAIAKLREARGEVERFQRENADALSGSFGAAGAESMDGYVKAIEEGGARAVAAAQRIVGQLRSIFGFTASPTIAPNFGGAAPAGGGGGESGGGIGKQTSTGGGNVQVTQHIHGTDPAATARHAQREQARAVRTAMAGALHDLGSWA